A genomic segment from Streptosporangium roseum DSM 43021 encodes:
- a CDS encoding uracil-xanthine permease family protein, with protein MVAGWTKHGDGKTLAPGEVVRPDERLSWPRMIGFGAQHVIAMFGATFVFPLVMGLSPNIAIMFSGVATIMFLLIVKGKIPSYLGTSASFVGGVLAIRASFGGDTPAADAIVTGAILVVGLVLALVGVAIHYLGVRIINRIFPPVVTGAVVMLIGFGLAYVVADVYWPQDQWIALTTMIVTFLIIVVFKGFIGRIGILLGLVIGFALSWGADRLFGNITAYNAATGVVDTHPRVSFADVAKADWIGWPDTFLPDIRFSAVLLVLPAVIALIAENIGHVKAVGEMTGTDVDPYMGRAIAGDGVATVVASTFGGSPTTTYAENIGVMAATRVYSTAAYYIAAVIAILFGLCPKFGALVAATPGGVLGGITVILYGMIGLLGAKIWIENQVDFSNPVNMVPVGAGVILAIGPVKQMIGSNFILEGIALGTIVVVGGYHLLRAIAPGMGDEPGRTGTELGGPGQIPDGGTGQRGEASG; from the coding sequence ATGGTTGCAGGTTGGACCAAACACGGTGACGGCAAGACCCTCGCGCCCGGAGAGGTCGTCAGGCCGGACGAGAGACTGTCCTGGCCGCGCATGATCGGGTTCGGGGCGCAGCACGTCATCGCGATGTTCGGCGCGACGTTCGTCTTCCCGCTGGTCATGGGTCTGAGCCCCAACATCGCCATCATGTTCTCCGGCGTCGCGACGATCATGTTCCTGCTCATCGTGAAGGGCAAGATCCCCAGCTATCTCGGGACGAGCGCCTCGTTCGTGGGCGGGGTGCTGGCCATCCGGGCCTCCTTCGGCGGTGACACGCCCGCCGCCGACGCGATCGTCACCGGCGCGATCCTCGTCGTCGGACTGGTGCTCGCGCTCGTGGGCGTGGCGATCCACTACCTCGGCGTGCGCATCATCAACCGGATCTTCCCGCCCGTCGTCACCGGCGCGGTCGTCATGCTGATCGGGTTCGGCCTGGCCTACGTGGTCGCCGACGTCTACTGGCCGCAGGACCAGTGGATCGCCCTGACCACGATGATCGTCACCTTCCTGATCATCGTGGTCTTCAAGGGGTTCATCGGCCGCATCGGCATCCTGCTCGGCCTGGTCATCGGCTTCGCCCTCTCCTGGGGGGCCGACAGGCTCTTCGGGAACATCACCGCCTACAACGCCGCGACCGGCGTGGTCGACACGCACCCGCGGGTGAGCTTCGCCGACGTGGCGAAGGCCGACTGGATCGGCTGGCCCGACACCTTCCTGCCCGACATCAGGTTCTCCGCCGTGCTGCTGGTGCTCCCGGCCGTGATCGCGCTGATCGCGGAGAACATCGGCCACGTCAAGGCGGTCGGCGAGATGACCGGCACCGACGTCGACCCCTACATGGGCCGGGCGATCGCGGGCGACGGCGTCGCCACCGTGGTGGCCAGCACCTTCGGCGGCTCCCCGACCACCACCTACGCCGAGAACATCGGGGTCATGGCCGCGACGCGGGTCTACTCCACGGCCGCTTACTACATCGCCGCCGTCATCGCGATCCTGTTCGGCCTCTGCCCCAAGTTCGGCGCACTGGTCGCGGCGACCCCCGGCGGCGTGCTCGGCGGCATCACAGTGATCCTCTACGGCATGATCGGCCTGCTCGGCGCCAAGATCTGGATCGAGAACCAGGTCGACTTCTCCAACCCGGTCAACATGGTCCCGGTCGGCGCGGGCGTCATTCTCGCCATCGGTCCGGTCAAGCAGATGATCGGCTCGAACTTCATCCTTGAGGGCATAGCCCTGGGCACCATCGTGGTGGTGGGCGGCTACCACCTGCTGAGGGCGATAGCCCCCGGGATGGGGGACGAGCCCGGCCGGACCGGTACGGAACTCGGCGGCCCCGGGCAGATCCCCGATGGCGGGACCGGGCAGCGGGGAGAGGCGTCCGGGTGA
- a CDS encoding PucR family transcriptional regulator has product MEPPVRLASTGTIIHGVAVGEVLGVSTLAGARLIAGERGLGRIVQRLNVMEVPDVLAWVKPHELLLTTGYPLRNTPQSLDRLVADLDERGLAALAIKLGRYLDRLPEEMVEQADRLGFPLIQLPDDVGFDDILNQVLTDILNRQAAVLARAEEAHRALVQVVLAGGGLREVTAEVAGLLDVAVAVLDGAGQVLAAAGPAEHLAALRGTPEGRHTSVPVVAGGHHHGRIVACGPVGSVSDSDVGILERAATVAALVVTRQEAVNAVESKYRADFLRDVLTGRAGGSERVASRAKAFGWDLERPVTVLVAELDPEGDERVAQDRLVTCWTAAMRRHDPRGAVAGFSHEVVTIVDAAVDAGRLAKDAAAAFAECLPATFSTGASRTAAGAEALPEAYGQALKAARVGRQLHGPAAVAHFDQLGVYRLLSLVNDTDELHAFVRETLGPLAADADAENADLRRTLQVLLDTNLNVAETARRLHFHYNTLRYRIGKLERMLGNFTEDAHLRLNLTLALHVLRMRGI; this is encoded by the coding sequence ATGGAACCTCCCGTGCGCCTGGCAAGCACCGGCACGATCATTCACGGCGTCGCCGTCGGGGAGGTGCTCGGAGTCTCGACGTTGGCCGGAGCCCGCCTGATCGCGGGGGAGCGGGGCCTGGGCCGGATCGTGCAGCGGCTCAACGTGATGGAGGTTCCGGACGTCCTCGCCTGGGTGAAGCCCCACGAACTGCTGCTCACCACCGGCTACCCGCTGCGCAACACCCCCCAGTCGCTCGACCGGCTCGTGGCCGACCTGGACGAGCGCGGCCTGGCCGCGCTGGCCATCAAGCTCGGCCGCTACCTGGACCGGCTGCCCGAGGAGATGGTGGAGCAGGCCGACCGGCTGGGCTTCCCGCTGATCCAGCTCCCCGACGACGTCGGCTTCGACGACATCCTCAACCAGGTGCTCACCGACATCCTCAACCGGCAGGCCGCCGTGCTGGCCAGGGCCGAGGAGGCGCACCGGGCGCTGGTCCAGGTCGTGCTCGCCGGGGGCGGCCTGCGCGAGGTGACGGCCGAGGTGGCCGGGCTGCTCGACGTGGCCGTGGCCGTGCTGGACGGGGCCGGCCAGGTGCTGGCCGCCGCCGGGCCCGCCGAACACCTGGCGGCGCTGCGCGGCACCCCCGAGGGCCGCCACACCTCGGTCCCCGTCGTCGCGGGCGGCCACCACCACGGCCGGATCGTCGCCTGCGGCCCCGTCGGGTCGGTGAGCGACAGCGACGTCGGAATCTTGGAACGTGCCGCCACCGTCGCCGCGCTCGTGGTGACCCGGCAGGAGGCGGTCAACGCGGTCGAGAGCAAATACCGCGCCGACTTCCTGCGCGACGTGCTCACCGGCCGGGCCGGCGGCTCCGAGCGGGTCGCCTCGCGGGCCAAGGCCTTCGGCTGGGACCTGGAACGCCCGGTCACCGTGCTGGTGGCCGAGCTCGACCCGGAGGGCGACGAGCGCGTCGCCCAGGACCGCCTGGTCACCTGCTGGACCGCCGCGATGCGCCGCCACGACCCGCGCGGCGCGGTCGCCGGCTTCTCCCACGAGGTCGTCACCATCGTGGACGCGGCCGTCGACGCCGGCCGCCTGGCCAAGGACGCCGCGGCGGCCTTCGCCGAATGCCTGCCCGCCACCTTCTCCACCGGCGCCAGCCGTACCGCCGCCGGGGCCGAGGCCCTGCCCGAGGCGTACGGCCAGGCCCTGAAGGCGGCCAGGGTCGGCCGCCAGCTCCACGGCCCCGCGGCGGTCGCCCACTTCGACCAGCTCGGCGTCTACCGCCTGCTCTCGCTGGTCAACGACACCGACGAGCTGCACGCCTTCGTCCGCGAGACCCTCGGCCCGCTCGCCGCCGACGCCGACGCCGAGAACGCCGACCTCCGCCGGACCCTGCAGGTGCTGCTGGACACCAACCTCAACGTCGCCGAGACGGCCCGCCGGCTCCACTTCCACTACAACACGCTGCGCTACCGCATCGGCAAGCTGGAACGGATGCTCGGCAACTTCACCGAGGACGCCCACCTCCGCCTGAACCTCACCCTCGCGCTGCACGTCCTGCGGATGCGCGGCATCTGA
- a CDS encoding type II toxin-antitoxin system RelE/ParE family toxin, giving the protein MAWNLAMTGEVREWLHAMRAGDRATSRLIGQAIQTLVEIGPDPGRPLVDRITGSAVRNMKELRPGSSGRSEIRILFAFDPRRSAVLLVAGDKAGHWEAWYDKAIPLAEERFAEWVAWLEASPKEHDR; this is encoded by the coding sequence GTGGCATGGAACCTGGCGATGACGGGAGAAGTACGAGAGTGGCTGCACGCGATGAGAGCAGGCGATCGAGCGACTTCCCGGTTGATCGGCCAGGCGATCCAGACCCTCGTGGAGATAGGCCCCGATCCGGGACGGCCGTTGGTCGACAGGATCACAGGCTCCGCCGTACGGAATATGAAGGAGCTACGGCCGGGCTCTTCGGGGCGGAGCGAGATCAGGATCCTGTTCGCCTTCGATCCTCGACGCAGCGCCGTGCTGCTGGTCGCCGGAGACAAAGCCGGCCACTGGGAAGCCTGGTACGACAAGGCGATACCGCTGGCGGAGGAGCGGTTCGCCGAATGGGTGGCGTGGCTGGAAGCATCACCGAAGGAGCATGATCGATGA
- a CDS encoding (2Fe-2S)-binding protein — MNIAITLTVNGVVRQVEVPGRRLLSDCLRHDLGLTGTHVGCEHGVCGCCTVLLDGEPVRSCLTFAVTVDGHDITTVEGLATPGGAMSPVQRAFAECHGLQCGFCTPGFLCTVTALLRDNPAPTEEEVLEGISGNLCRCTGYQNIVKSVHRAAEIMAEES; from the coding sequence ATGAACATCGCGATCACACTGACGGTGAACGGGGTGGTCCGGCAGGTCGAGGTGCCGGGGCGGCGGTTGCTGTCGGACTGCCTGCGGCACGATCTCGGCCTGACCGGCACGCACGTCGGATGCGAGCACGGGGTGTGCGGATGCTGCACGGTGCTGCTGGACGGGGAGCCGGTCCGGTCCTGCCTGACGTTCGCGGTCACCGTGGACGGGCATGACATCACCACGGTGGAGGGGCTCGCCACCCCCGGCGGCGCGATGTCGCCGGTGCAGCGGGCCTTCGCCGAATGCCACGGCCTGCAGTGCGGTTTCTGCACCCCGGGCTTCCTGTGCACGGTCACCGCCCTGCTGCGGGACAACCCGGCGCCGACCGAGGAGGAGGTGCTGGAGGGCATCTCCGGCAACCTGTGCCGGTGCACGGGCTACCAGAACATCGTCAAGTCCGTCCACCGCGCGGCCGAGATCATGGCGGAGGAGTCGTGA
- a CDS encoding FAD binding domain-containing protein, with protein sequence MKPPPFDYHAPRSVEEALEALADAGEHGKVLAGGQSLIPMLNMRLVAPGHLVDINRLTELATLGVEPGGIRVGALARHAQVERSEEVAAAQPLLRQALRLVAHPVIRNRGTVVGSLVHADPAAELPAVLALLGGSVRLARPGAVRDVPAAAFFTGPLESAAGPGELAVSALFPLLPPRSGTAFREVARRHGDYALAGIAALVGLDDDLRITAARVACVSVGPVPVLVDVTEACGHRPPASADWASAARAVQDRIGPEADIHATADYRRHLTGVLAQQALRDAAREALDA encoded by the coding sequence GTGAAACCGCCCCCCTTCGACTACCACGCCCCCCGGTCCGTCGAGGAGGCGCTGGAGGCCCTCGCCGACGCCGGGGAGCACGGCAAGGTGCTCGCGGGCGGCCAGAGCCTGATCCCGATGCTCAACATGCGGCTGGTCGCTCCCGGCCACCTCGTCGACATCAACCGGCTCACCGAGCTGGCCACCCTCGGCGTGGAGCCCGGAGGCATCCGGGTCGGCGCGCTGGCCAGGCACGCCCAGGTGGAGCGTTCCGAGGAGGTCGCTGCCGCCCAGCCGCTGCTCCGCCAGGCGCTCCGGCTGGTCGCCCATCCGGTGATCCGCAACCGGGGCACGGTGGTCGGCAGCCTGGTGCACGCCGACCCGGCCGCCGAGCTGCCCGCCGTGCTCGCCCTCCTCGGAGGCTCGGTACGGCTGGCCCGGCCCGGAGCCGTCCGGGACGTCCCCGCCGCCGCCTTCTTCACCGGTCCCCTGGAGTCCGCCGCCGGACCGGGCGAGCTGGCCGTCTCCGCCTTGTTCCCCCTGCTCCCTCCGCGTTCGGGTACCGCCTTCCGCGAGGTGGCCAGGCGGCACGGCGACTACGCCCTCGCCGGGATCGCGGCGCTGGTCGGTTTGGACGACGACCTGCGGATCACCGCCGCCAGGGTGGCGTGCGTGAGCGTGGGACCCGTCCCGGTCCTCGTCGACGTCACCGAGGCCTGCGGCCACCGCCCGCCGGCCTCGGCCGACTGGGCTTCGGCGGCGCGGGCCGTACAGGACCGGATCGGCCCGGAGGCCGACATCCACGCGACCGCCGACTACCGGCGCCATCTCACCGGCGTCCTGGCCCAGCAGGCCCTGCGGGACGCGGCACGGGAGGCGCTCGATGCGTGA
- a CDS encoding MFS transporter: MTPPSLFRHRNFMLLFGADTISQVGTQISMLALPLVAVLALGASEFETGLLVAAETVAFLLVGLPAGVWVDRMRRRRILITADLVRAALLASVPITWWLGALTLPHLYGVALGMGLATVFFDIAYQSYLPSLVGRDQLVDGNAKLEIVRSAAGVAGPGAGGGLIQVLTAPVAVLADAVSFLGSALFLWRIDAAEQTPDPAERRGLLKEIGEGLRFVATHRILRMIAASTATANFTGGMLAAVEMIFLTRVLGLSPGAIGLLFSAAALGGLTGAAIVGTVVRRAGTARIIWLSILATGPFMLLVPLSGPGWGTSLFAIGMFMHGVGVVLYNVSQVSFRQSVTPEHMLGRMNATMRFVVWGTLPLGGLAGGVLGELFGARTTLWISVALGLLAVVPLLLSPLRTMRDLPAPQEVGA; encoded by the coding sequence ATGACCCCTCCCAGCCTGTTCCGGCACCGGAACTTCATGCTCCTGTTCGGCGCCGACACGATCAGCCAGGTCGGCACGCAGATCAGCATGCTCGCCCTTCCCCTGGTCGCGGTGCTCGCACTCGGGGCGAGCGAGTTCGAGACCGGCCTGCTGGTCGCCGCGGAGACCGTGGCGTTCCTGCTGGTGGGACTGCCCGCCGGGGTCTGGGTGGACCGGATGCGCAGGCGGCGGATCCTGATCACCGCGGATCTGGTCCGCGCCGCGCTGCTGGCGTCGGTGCCGATCACGTGGTGGCTCGGCGCCCTGACCCTCCCCCACCTGTACGGCGTGGCGCTCGGCATGGGCCTGGCCACGGTCTTCTTCGACATCGCCTACCAGAGCTACCTTCCGAGCCTGGTGGGCAGGGACCAGCTCGTGGACGGCAACGCCAAGCTGGAGATCGTGCGGTCGGCGGCGGGCGTGGCCGGGCCGGGTGCCGGCGGCGGGCTGATCCAGGTGCTCACCGCGCCGGTCGCGGTGCTCGCCGACGCCGTCAGCTTCCTCGGCTCGGCGCTGTTCCTGTGGCGGATCGACGCCGCCGAGCAGACCCCGGACCCGGCTGAGCGGCGGGGGCTGCTGAAGGAGATCGGCGAGGGGCTCCGGTTCGTGGCCACGCACCGGATCCTGCGGATGATCGCCGCCTCCACCGCCACCGCCAACTTCACGGGCGGGATGCTGGCGGCCGTTGAGATGATCTTCCTGACCCGGGTGCTGGGCCTCTCCCCCGGCGCCATCGGCCTGCTGTTCTCCGCCGCGGCCCTCGGCGGGCTCACCGGCGCGGCGATCGTGGGGACGGTCGTCCGCCGGGCCGGCACGGCCAGGATCATCTGGCTGTCCATCCTCGCCACCGGGCCGTTCATGCTCCTGGTGCCGCTCTCCGGGCCCGGCTGGGGAACGTCGCTGTTCGCGATCGGCATGTTCATGCACGGGGTCGGCGTGGTGCTCTACAACGTCAGCCAGGTCAGCTTCCGCCAGAGCGTCACCCCCGAGCACATGCTCGGCCGGATGAACGCCACCATGCGCTTCGTCGTGTGGGGCACGCTCCCTCTCGGCGGCCTGGCCGGAGGAGTGCTGGGCGAGCTCTTCGGCGCCCGCACCACGCTGTGGATCAGCGTCGCGCTGGGACTGCTGGCCGTGGTGCCGCTACTGCTGTCCCCGCTGCGCACGATGCGCGACCTGCCCGCCCCCCAGGAGGTCGGCGCCTGA
- the cutA gene encoding aerobic carbon-monoxide dehydrogenase large subunit — protein sequence MTTKLFGEPVRRREDPRLLTGQGRYLDDLGEDALAAAFVRSPHAHARIRDIDVSAAIDVDGLVAIYTWEDLPSLLAQPLPLLIPHPALTHGRTAYPLARDLVRHVGEPVVMVVARDRYLAEDACALIRVDYEILKPVVGVEEAAQSAQLVHDDVPGNVGARLVQEVPSAAGLGAREAIEAAPHTLAFRLDIERSASMPLEGRGVYARWDADDRSLRVYTSTQTSTSVRMAIAAKLGLPLPKVEVIAPDVGGGFGVKIVHPWPEEVLVPWAAILLGREVKWAEDRREHFISSAHERAQVQSVRVGFDDDGRVLGLEVNILHDHGAYTPYGIIVPIITSTQLLGPYKIGAYRVEFSSIYTNTVQVTPYRGAGRPQAVFCMERTMDHIAAHLGADRTAVREVNFIRPDEFPYDQGLIFQDGRPLIYDSGDYPESLRMLKELIGWDSFPEAKARAAAEGRRIGIGIGCYVEGTGVGPYEGGHVQITSDGRVHVSTGLTSQGQGHETVFAQIAAAELGVPMERVSVVTGDTRRFGYAVGTFASRAAVMSGNAIALACRKVREKALRIAADALEAAPGDLEIVDGEVRVLGAPGASIPLATVAVLSNPLRYAFDEEAARATQFAGASSFDRPPVEEGQEPGLEGRDYYSPLRSTFASGMHAAIVETDPLTAEIRILRYAVVHDCGNLINPMIVEGQIHGGVAQGVGGALYERMVYDEHGQLLNASFMDFLMPYATEIPLVETAHLQTPSPLNPLGIKGAGEAGVIPVSAVIASAIEDAEGIGIDKMPISPSDLFDLRRAATGRSTSET from the coding sequence ATGACGACGAAGCTGTTCGGGGAGCCGGTGCGGCGCCGGGAGGATCCCCGGCTGCTCACCGGGCAGGGGCGCTACCTGGACGACCTCGGCGAGGACGCGCTGGCCGCGGCGTTCGTCCGGTCCCCGCACGCGCACGCCCGCATCCGCGACATCGACGTCTCCGCCGCGATCGACGTGGACGGGCTGGTGGCGATCTACACCTGGGAGGACCTGCCCTCCCTGCTCGCCCAGCCGCTGCCGCTGCTCATCCCGCATCCGGCGCTGACCCACGGCCGTACGGCATACCCGCTCGCCCGCGACCTGGTCAGGCACGTCGGCGAGCCGGTCGTGATGGTCGTCGCCCGCGACCGCTACCTCGCCGAGGACGCCTGCGCGCTCATCCGGGTGGACTACGAGATCCTCAAGCCGGTGGTCGGGGTGGAGGAGGCGGCGCAGTCCGCGCAGCTCGTCCACGACGACGTGCCGGGCAACGTCGGCGCGCGCCTGGTGCAGGAGGTGCCCTCGGCCGCCGGGCTCGGCGCGCGGGAGGCGATCGAGGCCGCGCCGCACACGCTGGCCTTCCGGCTCGACATCGAGCGCAGCGCGTCCATGCCGCTGGAGGGGCGGGGGGTGTACGCCCGCTGGGACGCCGACGACCGCTCCCTGCGCGTGTACACGAGCACCCAGACCTCCACCAGCGTCCGCATGGCGATCGCCGCCAAGCTCGGACTGCCGCTGCCCAAGGTCGAGGTGATCGCGCCCGACGTGGGCGGCGGCTTCGGGGTCAAGATCGTGCATCCGTGGCCGGAGGAGGTCCTGGTCCCGTGGGCGGCCATCCTGCTGGGCCGCGAGGTCAAGTGGGCCGAGGACCGGCGCGAGCATTTCATCTCCTCGGCGCACGAGCGGGCCCAGGTGCAGTCCGTCCGGGTCGGCTTCGACGACGACGGCCGGGTGCTCGGACTGGAGGTGAACATCCTGCACGACCACGGCGCCTACACGCCGTACGGGATCATCGTGCCGATCATCACCTCCACCCAGCTCCTCGGCCCCTACAAGATCGGCGCCTACCGGGTCGAGTTCTCCTCGATCTACACCAACACCGTGCAGGTCACGCCGTACCGGGGGGCGGGACGGCCGCAGGCCGTCTTCTGCATGGAGCGGACGATGGACCACATCGCCGCCCACCTGGGGGCCGACCGTACGGCGGTGCGCGAGGTCAACTTCATCCGGCCCGACGAGTTCCCCTACGACCAGGGCCTGATCTTCCAGGACGGCCGCCCGCTGATCTACGACAGCGGCGACTATCCGGAGTCGCTGCGGATGCTCAAGGAGCTCATCGGCTGGGATTCCTTCCCCGAGGCGAAGGCGCGGGCGGCGGCCGAGGGGCGCAGGATCGGGATCGGGATCGGCTGCTACGTCGAGGGCACCGGTGTCGGGCCGTACGAGGGCGGCCACGTCCAGATCACCTCGGACGGCCGGGTGCACGTCTCCACCGGGCTCACCTCCCAGGGGCAGGGGCACGAGACCGTGTTCGCCCAGATCGCCGCGGCCGAGCTGGGCGTCCCGATGGAACGGGTCTCGGTGGTGACCGGCGACACCCGCAGGTTCGGCTACGCGGTCGGCACGTTCGCCTCGCGGGCGGCGGTGATGAGCGGCAACGCGATCGCGCTGGCGTGCCGGAAGGTCAGGGAGAAGGCGCTGAGGATCGCCGCCGACGCGCTGGAGGCCGCGCCCGGTGACCTGGAGATCGTCGACGGCGAGGTGCGGGTGCTGGGCGCGCCCGGCGCCTCGATCCCGCTGGCGACCGTCGCGGTGCTGTCCAACCCCCTGCGCTACGCCTTCGACGAGGAGGCGGCGCGGGCGACCCAGTTCGCCGGGGCGTCGTCCTTCGACAGGCCGCCGGTGGAGGAGGGGCAGGAGCCGGGGCTCGAGGGGCGCGACTACTACTCGCCGCTCCGCTCGACCTTCGCCTCCGGCATGCACGCCGCGATCGTCGAGACCGACCCGCTGACGGCCGAGATCCGCATCCTGCGCTACGCCGTCGTCCACGACTGCGGCAACCTGATCAACCCGATGATCGTCGAGGGGCAGATCCACGGCGGCGTCGCCCAGGGCGTCGGCGGCGCGCTGTACGAGCGGATGGTCTACGACGAGCACGGCCAGCTGCTGAACGCCTCGTTCATGGACTTCCTGATGCCCTACGCGACGGAGATCCCGCTCGTGGAGACCGCGCACCTGCAGACGCCGTCCCCGCTCAACCCGCTGGGCATCAAGGGCGCGGGGGAGGCGGGAGTCATCCCGGTGTCGGCGGTGATCGCCTCGGCGATCGAGGACGCCGAGGGCATCGGGATCGACAAGATGCCGATCTCCCCATCGGACCTGTTCGACCTGCGCCGCGCGGCCACCGGACGATCCACGTCCGAAACCTGA
- a CDS encoding RNA-binding S4 domain-containing protein, giving the protein MNETFELETDYIPLCDLLKYCAVTDTGGQAKHFIAEGNVMVDGEVELRKTCKIRAGQVVTGDGFEIRVVGAGG; this is encoded by the coding sequence GTGAACGAGACCTTTGAGCTGGAGACCGACTACATCCCGCTGTGCGACCTGCTGAAGTACTGCGCCGTCACCGACACCGGCGGCCAGGCCAAGCACTTCATCGCCGAGGGGAACGTCATGGTGGACGGCGAGGTCGAGCTCCGCAAGACCTGCAAGATCCGCGCCGGCCAGGTCGTCACCGGCGACGGCTTCGAGATCCGCGTCGTCGGCGCCGGAGGCTGA
- a CDS encoding helix-turn-helix domain-containing protein, translated as MTTFHRWDDVRHEVFDEEDLAAIDRGAAETVAAVRLAAMRKQLGLRQVDVAERMHVRQERVSAIERGEPTSATLSTLIAYVRALGGQLEVVATVDDTRYKIA; from the coding sequence ATGACCACATTCCACCGATGGGACGACGTCAGGCATGAGGTCTTCGACGAAGAGGATCTCGCCGCCATCGACCGGGGCGCCGCCGAGACGGTCGCCGCTGTCAGGCTTGCCGCCATGCGCAAGCAGCTCGGCCTGCGCCAGGTGGATGTCGCCGAGCGCATGCACGTGCGACAGGAAAGGGTTTCCGCGATCGAACGGGGAGAGCCGACCTCGGCGACACTGAGCACGCTGATCGCCTATGTCCGAGCGCTCGGCGGGCAGCTCGAGGTCGTCGCCACCGTCGACGACACCCGCTACAAGATCGCCTGA
- a CDS encoding DUF2877 domain-containing protein — protein sequence MTVGTRPRAQRAHARTEATGAASTALRRLLESPRRPARVLAAFPYGIYLEVRTELEPQVIAVVTGSAVRLPNAMVVTGPLPQVTVGDEAYVGDGSIEVGRLGLRAHRWWNPAPPLGPVDPVRLSASLPRMAALCDRSARRPGLEGNGAASLLAEGCAEASLLRVVTAAEQLVGLGPGLTPSGDDMLAGVLVALRHLGAAAGVGRAVWLADWLAAAVTFDARGRTTPISAALLHCAARGEAGGEVLAVLRGLAGRQELEPALHRLLQLGHTSGADLAWGLRIGLAAVVSLGGRAGEH from the coding sequence ATGACCGTTGGAACGCGCCCGAGAGCACAGCGGGCCCACGCGCGGACGGAGGCGACCGGCGCGGCCAGCACGGCCCTGCGGCGGCTGCTGGAGTCGCCCCGCCGCCCCGCGCGGGTGCTGGCGGCCTTCCCCTACGGGATCTACCTGGAGGTCCGCACCGAGCTCGAACCACAGGTGATCGCGGTGGTGACGGGTTCGGCCGTCCGGCTGCCCAACGCGATGGTGGTCACCGGCCCACTGCCGCAGGTCACGGTGGGCGACGAGGCGTACGTCGGCGACGGATCGATCGAGGTCGGCCGGCTCGGCCTGCGGGCGCACCGCTGGTGGAACCCGGCTCCGCCGCTCGGCCCGGTGGATCCGGTACGGCTGTCGGCCTCGCTGCCCAGGATGGCCGCGCTGTGCGACCGGTCGGCCAGACGTCCGGGACTGGAGGGCAACGGCGCCGCCAGCCTGCTGGCCGAGGGGTGCGCCGAGGCCTCGCTGCTGCGCGTCGTCACGGCCGCCGAGCAGCTCGTCGGGCTGGGGCCGGGGCTCACCCCCAGCGGTGACGACATGCTCGCCGGGGTGCTGGTGGCGCTGCGCCACCTGGGTGCGGCGGCCGGGGTCGGGCGGGCCGTCTGGCTGGCCGACTGGCTGGCCGCCGCGGTCACCTTCGACGCCCGCGGCAGGACCACTCCCATCTCGGCGGCGCTGCTGCACTGCGCGGCCCGGGGCGAGGCCGGCGGCGAGGTGCTCGCCGTACTGCGCGGCCTGGCCGGGCGGCAGGAGCTGGAGCCGGCGCTGCACCGGCTCCTCCAGCTCGGCCACACCTCGGGGGCGGACCTGGCCTGGGGGTTGCGCATCGGCCTGGCCGCCGTCGTCAGCCTGGGGGGCAGGGCCGGTGAGCACTGA